A window of Nodularia sp. LEGE 06071 contains these coding sequences:
- a CDS encoding pentapeptide repeat-containing protein — MKSPILATAVFITTISLTTTAQAANFEHVRQLLATKQCQNCDLSNAGLVMADLSGANLSGANLTNANLSRANLSGADLRGANLSGAGLFGVNLSQAKLSGANLAGADLRNTYLANTEFNDTELDGVNFQGAVGIPMQIATPEEFYALGVAEAQKGNQKQAINYFDQAIASQPEYAGAYLARGVARYQIFDRQGAFQDAEIAEKMFTAQENETGIQTAEAFKKELQTPYSEKVSAGKPSFFDFVGSLGSVLLQFLPF, encoded by the coding sequence ATGAAAAGCCCAATTTTAGCCACAGCCGTATTTATAACTACAATCAGCCTGACAACAACTGCCCAAGCAGCCAACTTTGAACACGTCAGGCAGTTATTAGCCACCAAGCAATGTCAAAACTGTGATCTAAGTAATGCCGGTTTAGTCATGGCTGACTTATCTGGAGCCAATTTAAGCGGTGCTAATCTCACAAATGCTAACCTTAGCCGTGCCAATTTAAGCGGCGCTGATTTAAGAGGCGCAAACTTAAGCGGTGCTGGTCTATTTGGGGTTAACCTCAGTCAAGCTAAACTCAGTGGGGCAAACCTAGCTGGCGCTGACTTGAGAAACACCTATTTAGCCAATACAGAATTTAATGATACTGAGCTTGATGGTGTTAACTTTCAAGGCGCAGTTGGTATACCCATGCAAATTGCTACACCAGAAGAATTCTATGCTTTAGGAGTTGCAGAAGCACAAAAAGGTAACCAAAAGCAAGCAATCAATTATTTTGATCAAGCGATCGCATCTCAGCCAGAATACGCAGGTGCTTATTTAGCCCGTGGTGTTGCTCGTTACCAAATATTTGATCGACAAGGCGCATTCCAAGATGCCGAAATTGCCGAAAAAATGTTTACAGCCCAAGAAAACGAGACAGGAATCCAAACCGCAGAAGCTTTTAAGAAAGAACTACAAACACCCTATTCTGAGAAAGTTAGTGCCGGTAAACCCAGCTTTTTTGACTTTGTGGGCAGTCTTGGCTCAGTTTTACTCCAGTTTTTACCTTTTTAA
- a CDS encoding LysR substrate-binding domain-containing protein, which translates to MELRHLRYFIAVAEELHFSKAAEKLHIAQPPLSQQIQQLEAELGVKLFDRKTKRQVQLTEAGKVFLQEAYQLLVQLETAVAMTQRTGRGETGQLRIGFTSLVIYDLLPLILSQFREQFLEVELVLLELTTSQQEQALRDSLIHVGFAHPPLENDTLSYKCIRKETLVVALSSNHSFAQQEHICVRSLLSEPLIMFPRYLAPGLYDRIMSLFQQVNFQPNITQEAIQMQTIIGLVSAGMGVAIIPSSLQNLQRSGVAYRPILEEVPIIETAVIWQQKSLTPVVENFLQVVTASKIST; encoded by the coding sequence ATGGAACTACGACACCTGCGCTACTTTATTGCTGTAGCTGAGGAATTACATTTCAGTAAAGCGGCAGAAAAACTGCATATAGCTCAACCGCCTCTCAGTCAACAAATTCAGCAGCTAGAAGCAGAACTAGGAGTAAAACTTTTTGATCGCAAAACTAAGCGACAAGTACAGCTAACAGAGGCTGGTAAGGTTTTTTTACAAGAGGCTTATCAACTACTGGTGCAACTAGAAACAGCCGTCGCTATGACTCAAAGGACTGGAAGAGGTGAAACAGGTCAACTGAGAATAGGATTTACTAGTTTGGTAATTTACGACCTATTACCCTTGATTTTGTCACAATTTCGCGAGCAATTTCTGGAAGTAGAACTAGTCTTACTGGAGTTAACGACAAGTCAACAGGAGCAAGCACTCAGAGATTCCCTGATTCATGTGGGTTTTGCTCACCCACCTTTAGAAAATGACACACTATCTTATAAGTGTATTCGCAAAGAAACCTTAGTTGTGGCTTTGTCGTCAAATCATTCATTCGCTCAACAAGAACACATCTGTGTGCGATCTCTCCTAAGTGAACCTTTGATCATGTTTCCACGCTATCTAGCACCAGGACTTTATGATCGCATCATGAGTCTTTTCCAGCAGGTAAATTTTCAACCTAACATTACTCAGGAAGCGATTCAAATGCAAACTATTATTGGATTAGTATCGGCTGGAATGGGCGTAGCAATTATACCATCTTCTCTACAGAATCTTCAAAGGTCTGGTGTAGCTTATCGTCCTATCCTAGAGGAAGTACCTATAATAGAAACTGCTGTAATCTGGCAGCAAAAAAGTTTAACGCCTGTTGTAGAGAATTTTTTACAGGTCGTGACTGCTTCAAAGATATCCACCTGA
- the ilvD gene encoding dihydroxy-acid dehydratase, translated as MSENLRSQVVTQGVQRSPNRAMLRAVGFQDEDFNKAIVGIANGYSTITPCNMGINKLAQRAEIGVREAGAMPQMFGTITISDGISMGTEGMKYSLVSREVIADSIETACTGQSMDGVLAIGGCDKNMPGAMLAIARMNIPAIFVYGGTIKPGHHNGKDLTVVSSFEAVGQYSAGKIDSDELLAVERQACPGAGSCGGMFTANTMSSAFEAMGMSLAYSSTMAAEDAEKADSTEKSAFALVEAIRKQILPRQIITRKSIENAISVIMAVGGSTNAVLHFLAIARATGVELTLDDFETIRGRVPVLCDLKPSGRYVATDLHKAGGIPQVMKMLLAHDLLHGDCLTITGQTVAEVLADIPAEPRTDQDVIRPWDNPMYAQGHLAILKGNLATEGAVAKITGVKKPIITGPARVFESEESCLDAILAGKIQAGDVLIIRYEGPKGGPGMREMLAPTSAIIGAGLGDSVGLITDGRFSGGTYGMVVGHVAPEAAVGGAIALVEEGDSITIDATNRLLQLNVSDEELARRRANWQPLPPRYTKGVLAKYAKLVSSSSVGAVTDLDLFND; from the coding sequence ATATCAGAGAATTTAAGAAGCCAAGTTGTTACCCAAGGAGTGCAGCGATCGCCTAATCGAGCTATGCTGCGTGCAGTGGGTTTTCAGGATGAAGATTTTAATAAAGCCATTGTCGGCATTGCTAATGGCTACAGTACAATAACTCCCTGCAATATGGGAATTAATAAACTGGCGCAAAGGGCGGAAATTGGCGTAAGAGAAGCTGGAGCAATGCCGCAGATGTTCGGTACTATCACCATTAGTGATGGTATTTCAATGGGAACCGAGGGGATGAAATATTCCCTAGTATCGCGAGAAGTTATCGCTGATTCCATTGAAACCGCCTGTACTGGACAAAGTATGGATGGTGTTTTGGCTATTGGTGGCTGTGATAAAAATATGCCAGGGGCTATGCTAGCGATCGCGCGCATGAACATTCCTGCTATTTTTGTTTACGGTGGCACAATTAAACCCGGTCACCACAATGGTAAAGATTTAACCGTCGTTAGTTCCTTTGAAGCCGTTGGTCAATACAGCGCCGGAAAAATTGACAGTGATGAACTTTTAGCAGTTGAACGTCAAGCTTGTCCTGGTGCTGGTTCCTGCGGTGGGATGTTTACAGCAAATACCATGTCTTCCGCTTTTGAAGCAATGGGCATGAGTTTAGCTTATTCTTCCACAATGGCAGCCGAAGATGCTGAAAAAGCCGACAGTACGGAAAAATCAGCCTTTGCCTTAGTTGAAGCCATTCGTAAGCAAATCTTACCTCGCCAGATTATTACCCGTAAATCTATAGAAAACGCCATTTCGGTAATTATGGCAGTGGGTGGTTCCACAAATGCAGTATTGCACTTTTTAGCGATCGCTCGTGCGACTGGAGTAGAACTCACCCTAGACGACTTTGAAACCATCCGTGGACGTGTCCCAGTTTTATGTGATTTAAAACCCAGTGGTAGATATGTCGCCACAGACCTGCACAAAGCCGGCGGAATTCCCCAAGTCATGAAAATGCTACTCGCGCATGATTTATTACACGGTGACTGTCTGACTATCACAGGTCAAACAGTAGCAGAAGTCTTAGCAGATATCCCCGCAGAACCACGCACCGACCAAGATGTCATCCGTCCTTGGGATAACCCCATGTATGCTCAAGGACACTTAGCCATCCTCAAAGGCAATCTAGCCACAGAAGGGGCTGTAGCCAAAATTACTGGAGTTAAAAAGCCAATCATTACTGGCCCTGCACGAGTATTTGAATCTGAAGAATCCTGTTTAGATGCTATTTTGGCAGGCAAAATTCAAGCAGGTGATGTTCTGATCATTCGTTACGAAGGTCCCAAGGGTGGCCCTGGTATGCGAGAAATGTTAGCTCCCACCTCCGCCATTATTGGGGCTGGGTTAGGCGATTCCGTAGGCTTAATTACCGATGGACGCTTTTCCGGCGGTACTTACGGCATGGTAGTTGGTCACGTAGCCCCAGAAGCAGCCGTAGGTGGTGCGATCGCCCTTGTAGAAGAAGGTGATAGCATTACCATTGATGCCACTAATCGCCTATTGCAGTTGAACGTCTCAGATGAAGAACTAGCCCGCAGACGTGCCAATTGGCAACCCCTACCGCCACGTTATACCAAAGGCGTACTAGCTAAATATGCCAAATTAGTATCTTCTAGCAGTGTTGGAGCAGTCACAGATTTAGACTTATTTAATGATTAG